A segment of the Desulfurococcus mucosus DSM 2162 genome:
AGGCATGTACTAGGCTCTGCGGGGCCTTAAGGCTTAATAACTCGGAGTCCCATGACAAGGTGCTGGTGGCCTGCATGACCTATAGGGGTGAGCTTGAAAAACTCTCCTCTACACTTATGGAACTAGTATCCAAGGCACCTGAGCTCCAGGGCTTCGTGAAATATATTCAAGAGGCTGAGTCACCAGCCGTGCTAGACGCGAAGACCAAGGAGCTCATATCGCTGGGGATAGCCATAGCCGTGAGATGTGAGCCATGCATTATCTGGCATACTGATGCAGCGTTGAAGGCTGGTGC
Coding sequences within it:
- a CDS encoding carboxymuconolactone decarboxylase family protein, which codes for MTYRGELEKLSSTLMELVSKAPELQGFVKYIQEAESPAVLDAKTKELISLGIAIAVRCEPCIIWHTDAALKAGASLNEILDVIKVAVCMGGGPALMYASKAYIIAKEFASEKQGTL